In the bacterium HR17 genome, ATGTCCCAGTAGGAACTCCTTGAAGCGTGGGCGCGCAATGAGCACATCTTCAAAGAGTGCCCGCAACTTCAACTCCCACGCAGCGACACCGACCGACGGTTCGTTGCCCGTGCGCATCAGCCAATAGGCGACAACGCTCGCCGCCACCAACAAGCCTATCGCTTGTCCCCAACGGATGGGCGCCGCGAGGAGAGCGCGCAAGTTGTCACTCGCGACCGCCCATCGCTCGCGGAGGGGCAATTCTGCTGTCTCCCACCACTGCGTCAAGGTCAGGGCAGCTACCACCAACAGGGGTAGCAGTTGGGACAACTTGACGCCCGAAAATTCGTCTACCTTTAGCCAAAAACGATGGTCAAAGAGCAGCGCCGCTTCCATCAGCGCGCAAGCGACCAGCACCGTAAGACAAGTCGCTACGCCCGACGCGGTTCGTTTCCAGCGGTCAGCGCTGCGCAAGGTTTGTTGGTAACCCCACCAAATGGCGAGGAGCGGGGCAGTAACGGCTAACCCGAACGCGCCGATTTTCGCCGCCCACAAGGGTGCGACCCAGCGTAAGGCTAACCCTGCGGTGCCGAGAACCCCTACCACCACCCACTGTCGCTGATGCGTCATCGGGAAGAGACACCCCAGCACCCCGACCCCTGTCGCCGTCGCCCCCAACCAGACGAGCCACCACAACCACACGGGTGCCGTCGCTGCCGGTAGAGATGACGGTTGACCCAGTTCAAATCCCTCGCGCTCAAAGGCAGCGCGCAGCGCACTGAGGTAATCGCGAGCCGTCGCCACCGCATCGCCCTTCAAATGGAGCGGCACACGAATATAACACAGCCGAGCGTTACGCTCTCGCACGGCACGGGTGAAACGGTCTATCAGTTCCGGCAGGGTGAAATTGGGCAATTCGCGGGGACTGACACTGTGGACACGGACGACACGGTCAGCCAACCCTTTGGCTAAAGCGCGGTCGCCCTTCTGAGAAGTTAGTTCCAAAATGCCGACGAGGCACCCCGTTTGGCGCAAGGCTTGGGCGGCAGCGTCCAGCATCGTTCGGTAGCCGAACACTTCCTCACCGTCAAACATGACAGCGAACGCGCCGCACTGGCGCACTTCGTCCATCCAAAAGCGCACACCGCGGTCGGTCAACCCCGGTGGGTTGGGCAAACGCGCCACGACACTCAAACCGGCGTCACGGACAGCGTCCGCCAATTGCCTGTCCAATCCCAGCGGCAGCGGTAAATCCAACAAATCCGCCGTGGGCAGGGTCAAAAACCACATAGCGCCGTGTCTTTGAGCGGCGGCAACTGTCACCCCCCACTGCTGCATCAGCGCGCGCCGCAACCGTTCCAATAGTTCAAGGGAGGGCGCTGCCAGCGTCGGCGGATTTGCGCTAACGACAAAAACTTTTCCGCTGGCGATCCAATCACGGAGCGTCTCCGCCGAAACCGCGACGGCAGTAACCCCCGCTTGACGCAAGTCTGTCAGAAGCGCCGGCAACGGGCGACCGCTGATGGCGCAGAGCATCCGCACCTCCGCCCCATCTAGCGTCAGGGCAACGGTGCGGTAACGCCGTTCTATTTGCCATCGCCATCCAGCCAAAACGATTGCCACCCAGACGCCGATTAACCAGATGAACCGCAGACTTTGGTGCACGGTGTCACCCTCCATGATGCTTTCGGTCGGAGCGCGATTTTGTCAATGGGCGTCCGTTCACGACAAATCTGCCACAGACTGATTAAAGATGCCCAAAAACGGTCAGGGAGGTGTAGGGCTATGGCAGAGCCTGAAACGCGCCATGTCAACGACCCAGCGGCACCGTCTCCCGACACGACGGTGCCCCTTGCGGCGTTGGATGTCCCGCAGGCGTTGATGCTGTGCATCAGCCTGTTGGCTGAACTGGCGTGGCAAAAATTGGGGTTGCACATTAACCCCGCTACCGGTCAAGTTCATGCCGATTTGCCTCAAGCCCGTTTGGCGATTGATAGCATCGCTGTTTTGATAGAGATGGTGCGAGCGCATGTGAGCGACCGCGACTACGAAGCGCTACGCACGCAGTTGATGAACCTGCGGCTCAATTACGCTGAACAGGCGCGCCGACACAGCGGCGCAAGCGGCGGTTCACCGTAGGGTGCGGTGCTATACTTCCACGCGGCGCGCCATCAAAGCAGGATGGTGATGACGGATGAACTTGAACATGGAACTGCTCCACCAGTTGGTCAATTTGGTGCGAGACGCGCGCATCAGTGAACTGACCCTGCGGGTGGGTGACTGGCGTGTGACCATTCGCAAGGGAGCGCCTTTATCCGCGCCGCCGTCCTCGTCTACCGCGCGGCGGGCAGCGGGCGGGGCTCAATCTGACGAGGTCGCCCACGCACCGTCACCCTCATATGTGCCTGTCGTGTCCAGTTGGGTCGGGATCGTGCGACGGCAGCACAACGGCAAACCGCTGGTGCAAGTCGGCGACACTGTCCGCAAGGGGCAAACGGTCTGTTGGATTGACGCATTGGGCGTGCGCAACGAGGTGCGCGCCCCTGAAAGCGGACGCATCGTGGAAATCTTCGTAGAAGACGGGCAATCGGTGGAGTTTGGGCAGCAACTGATGCTGCTGGAGCCGCACGACAAGGGAGGCGAGTGAACGCATGCGGCGGGCGCAAACCTTAGCGGTCTTGTTGGTCGCCGCTCTCGTCATCGCCATCGGCGTCGCCCTCGTTTACTTCAACCGCCAAATGACCGCAACACACGGCACCACCGCGCCGGCTCCAACGACTTTAGGGGCAGCGATGCAACGGGCGAAAGAAGTGGAGTGTCTGAACAACTTACGACAACTGCGCGCCGCAGTCCAGCAATACCGCGCCGTCAACGAGACGAATCCGCCCAACCTGCAAGATTTGCGAGGGGGCGTTCCGCCCGTTTGCCCGGTCACCCAAGTGCCTTACACTTACGACCCTGCGACAGGCACCGTGCGTTGTCCCCGACACCCTAACCTTTGAAATCCAGCGCGAGTTGGCAGGTGAGAAGAGATGTTCCGGAAAGTGCTGATTGCCAATCGCGGCGAAATCGCTATCCGTGTCATTCGGGCGTGCCGTGAGTTGGGCATCAAAACGGTCGCGGTTTATTCAGAGGCGGACCGCAATTGCTTGCATGTGCGGTTCGCCGATGAAGCGGTGTGCATCGGACCAGCGCCCGCAAAGGACAGTTACTTGAACATTCCCAACTTGATCAGCGCTGCTTTGCTCAAAGGCTGCGATGCGGTGCATCCAGGTTACGGGTTTTTGGCGGAAGATGCGACCTTCGCTGAAATTTGCGCCCGCTACAAAATCAAGTTCATCGGACCGCCGCCTCACGCCATTGAACTGATGGGCAACAAGAGCAAAGCCCGCCAGTTGGCACAGCAAGTCGGCGTGCCTGTGATCCCTGGGCGAGACCGTGTTGAGTCGGAACGGGACGCAGTGGAAGCGGCGCGTCAATTGGGTTACCCTGTCCTCATCAAAGCGGCAGCCGGCGGCGGCGGGAAGGGCATCCGCATCGTCCACAACGAGCAAGAGTTACTGCGCAACCTGTCCATCGCACGCACCGAAGCGGAAGCCGCGTTCGGTAACGGCGCCGTCTACTTGGAGAAATTTCTGGAAGAGCCCCGCCACATTGAGTTCCAAATCCTCGCCGACGAGCACGGCAACATCGTTCACTTGGGCGAGCGGGAGTGCAGTATCCAAACGGTGCGCCACCAAAAGTTGCTGGAAGAAGCGCCGTCCCCTGCCGTCACGCCTGCCTTGCGGGAGCGCATGGGGCGTGCCGCGATGCGCTTGGCTGCCGCTGCGGGTTACACCAACGCCGGCACGGTGGAGTTTTTGCTGGACAAAAACGGCAACTTCTACTTCATTGAGATGAACACGCGCATCCAAGTGGAGCACCCCGTCACGGAAATGGTCACAGGTATTGACTTGGTGAAGGAGCAAATCCGCATCGCCGCGGGCGAACGGCTGTCCGTTCGGCAAGTGGAAATGCGCGGGCACGCGATTGAGTGCCGTATCACCGCCGAAGACCCCTACCGCAACTTCGCTCCCAACACGGGCGTCGTCCGCAATTTGGTGTTGCCTGGCGGTCCTGGCATTCGGTTGGACACGCACCTTTATGAAGGTTACGAAATTCCGCCTTATTACGACGCTCTGCTGTGCAAGTTAATTGCCCACGGACGCGACCGCAATGAATCCATCGCCCGCGCCCAACGCGCCCTCAGCGAGTTTTTTGTGGAAGGGGTCAAAACAACTGTCCCGCTCCATCAACGCCTGCTCGCTCACACCGCTTTCCGTCGTGGCGCCATTTCCACCGGCTTTCTCCCGCGCTTTCTGGCTGAAGAATTTGAAGGGTGACCCCCATGCAGGGACGCCGCCACGCCCGTGAAATCGCCTTGCAAATGTTGTTTCAAGCCGATGTCGGCAATTTGCCCATAGACGAAGCGGTGGAAGTGACCCTCGCTGACGCGCCGGATCTGGACGAAAGCGTGCGACGATACGCGACGGCGTTGGCAAAAGGCGTCTGGGCGCATCGGGCAGAGTTAGACGCTCATCTGCGCGCCGCTGCGGCTCATTGGTCAGTGGAACGCATGGCGGCAGTGGATCGTAACCTGTTGCGCATTGCCCTCTACGAAATTTTGTTCGTGGACGATGTGCCCTACCGCGTCGCTATCAATGAGGCAGTTGAGTTGGCGAAAAAGTATGGCGGCGCTGAATCGCGCCGTTTTGTTAACGGCGTGTTGGGCGCGATCACCCGCAAGTTAGGCTTGAGTGAGGGAAAAGACCGTCGGACAAATCCTTGACCACGCCGCCCAACCGGCGGACGACCGAGGTTTTTGTGCCCTGCCGCTTGACACCGCTACCGGCATGGCAGTTGATGCAGCCTTGCGCTTTTGTTGAATTGTCCTTTCGGCAGTGCCTCGGAGGGCGCGTCTCCTGACGCGCCCTTATGTTTTCACGCCATTTTTCGGCGGCTCAGGAGAGCCGCCCTCCGAACGAACCCCATTTTTCAACACCGCAGGGGTGATTGAGCCGACCATCGGCGAAAAAAATCCCCGCTTGCTCAAGGAGAGGAACACCCTGCAGGGCAAGGTCTTTGTGAGCCTCGGCGAATTCCCCAGAGGCGGGACAGGGATTTGGACAGACTTGATGTGCAATAGCGGTTCGTTCCGAGCACAAGTTGACCGCACGCGCGTAACGGGAACGGCGTAACAAGGCGTGACAGAATTTGCCCCGGCGAAAAATGATCTGAAGCAAGATTTCTGGCACCGGCTTGTCAGCAGGTTAACTTGTTGCGGTAGCGGCGACGGAGGTTGACTTTGCATGGCAGCAACTTTGTTAGACGGGCGCAGCGTGGCGCGACAACTTCGCGAGCAACTCAAAGAGCAAGTGGCGACTTTCGTCAGCGAGACGGGCGTGCAGCCGAAGTTGGCGACGGTGCTTGTCGGCGATGACCCTGCGTCCGCTGTTTATGTCGGGATGAAGCAGAAAGCAGCCCGCGAAGTTGGTATGGCGACGGACGGGTTTCACTTACCGGCAGATGTCGGTGAAGCGGAGGTGGTAGCGCTCATTGAACGGCTCAATATCGACCCGACAGTGCACGGCATTTTGGTGCAACACCCCTTGCCCCGTCACATTAACGAGCAGCGGGTCATGGCGACCATTCATCCCGACAAAGATGTGGACGGGTTAACGCCCCACAGTTTGGGCAGTTTGGCAGCGCGCCATCCCACATTCGTCCCGTGCACGCCGTTGGGCGCTTGGCGCTTGCTGGAACATTACGGCATCCGCGTGGAAGGCAAGGAAGCCGTCGTGCTGGGACGCAGCCGCATCAACGGTATGCCCGCCGCCCTGCTCTTTTCGCACCACAACGCCACCGTCACCATTTGCCACACCCGCACGCACAATCTTGCCGAGCATACCCGTCGTGCCGACATCCTGTATGTGTCCGTCGGCAAAGCCGAGTTCATCACGGCAGACATGGTGAAACCGGGCGCCGTCGTCATTGACACGGGCTACAACCGCTTGCCCGACCGCAAGAGCGATGTGGGCGATGTCCACTTTGACAGCGTCAAGGAGGTCGCCGGTTTCATCACGCCCGTCCCTGGCGGTGTCGGACCGATGACGGTGACGATGCTGTTGGCAAACACACTGCTGGCGGCGCAGCGGCTCGCGCGCCGCGAGGGGGCATGAAGCGATGGCGAAACCGACGATTGGTATCGGGGTCGTCGGCTTCGGGTTGATGGGGCGCGTCCACACCTACGCATGGCGAGCCATTCCTCTGCTTTACGACGGCGCCCCGTGCGCCATCAAACTCGTCGGCGTGTGCGATGTCAACGAACGCACCGCCCAAGCAGGACTGGAGCAAGGCGGTTTCGCCTTCGCCACGACTGATTACCGTGCGTTGGTACATCACCCCGAAGTGCAGGTCGTGGACATCTGCGTGCCCAACCGCTGGCACGGTGAAATCGTGCGGGAGGCGTTACGGGCGGGCAAGCATGTCTATTGCGAAAAGCCGTTAGCGTTCAGTTATGAAGAAGCGAAAGAGTTGGCGGCGTTGGCGAGGGAAGCGGCGGCGCAAGGCATCAAAACGCAGGTCGTCTCCGAGTATCGGTTCTTCCCTGCGACGATGAAGGCAAAGGAGTTGGCGCAGCGGGGGTTTTTCGGTCGGCTCTTTCACTTTCGCGGTTGCTACCTGCATTCAGGTTATGTTGACCCCAACCGTCCACTGGAGTGGCGGTTGCGCAAAGACATCATCGGCGGCGGCGTGTTGGTGGATTTGGGCCCGCACCTGTTGGACTTGATGCTGTGGCTGCTGGACGGTCTTGACGAGCCTGTCGCCGTGTGTGGGACGACTGAAACCTTCGTGAAAGAGCGCCCGCTGCCTAACGACCCGGCGCAAAAAGCGCCCGTTGAAGTGGACGACGCAGCAGCCGCGTTGGTGCGGTTCCGTAGCGGAGCCTTGGGCTATGTGGAGTTTTCGCGGGTCGCGACGGGCACGGAAGACGAACTGCGCTTTGAAATGCACGGCGACAAAGGTGCAGTGGCGTTCAACCTGATGGAACCCAACTGGCTGTGGGTGTTTGACCGCACGCAACCCGCCAGCGAATGGGGCTTCAAAAAACTGTCAACGGTGCAAAAGTATCCGCCGCCAGCGGCTTACCCGTCGCCCAAGTTCACGCTGGGTTGGATGCGGTCGCACATTCACGCCCAGTTTTGTTTTCTGGACGCCGTCGTGAACGGTAAACCTGCTAAGCCTGATTTTGACGACGCCCTCAGGGTGCACGCCCTTATCGCCGCCATTTACCGTTCCGCCGAAACCGGTAGTTGGACTTCCGTCGCGTGGTGAGGCGTTGTGCCCCGCCCCAAACGCGCCGCAGAAAGATTTCAAGGGGCGACGACGGGTTTGAGGGCATCGGGACCGAGGTGACCCCGCAGGGCGTCAGCGACTTGCGAAAGGTTCAAGCGGTGGGTCACGAGAGTTTCCACCGGCACCGGCGTCGTTTGCAGGAACCGCAAAGCGTCGCGGAATTGCCACCAAGGGTAAGCCCACACGCCCCGCACATCCAAGTCCTTGCGGCAAATCAGGTGAGGCGCTAACGGGACGGTGCCCGTATCGGTAAAGTGTCCGACTTCCACGACCGTCCCGCCTCGGCACACCCCCTCCAGCGCCAACGCAAACGCTGCGGGCACTCCAGCGCACTCAAACACGACATCGGCTCCCTCCCCATCGGTGCAGTCTCGCAGGTGTCGCAGGGCGATGTCCATTCCTTGCTCGCCGATAGGCACCGACACAACCACGGTGGCGCCCATCGCCCGCGCCATCGCCAACCGCATGGGGTTTGTGTCGGCGGCAATGATATGGTGCACGCCCATGCCCTTGAGGACAGCGACGACCAACAAACCGATGGTGCCGACGCCGATGACCAGCGCCCGGCGCCCGATTTCCAACCCTTCGCCGATGACGGGAACGCCCGGCGCCATCGCCCGTTCCACCGCCCGCAGCGCCACTGCCGTCGGCTCCGTCAAGACGGCGCGCTCATCGGGCAAATCGTCGGGCACGACGAACAGGAACGAACGGGGTTGCACCCGCACGAATTCGGCAAAACCGCCGAACAGATGGGGCGGCTCATCGCACCGGCGGAAGCCGTAAACGACGCGGTGACGGCAAAGGGTTGTGCGGTGGGGGTAGTTGAGGCAATAAAAGCACCGCCCACACGGGGCACCGCTGGGCACAAGGACAACCCGCTGACCGTTTCTCAATGCGCCGCCTACGACGGTGACGGCATCGGCGGCGCCGTCTGTGACTTCCACGACTTCAGCGAGGATTTCGTGCCCGGCGATGATCGGAAACGCCCACACCCCATGCCCCCAAAAGAGGTGCCGGTCTGTCCCACACACACCCGTCAACCGCACCCGCAAGAGGATTTCACCGTCCTGCAGCGGGCGTTCAGGAAATTCCGCTATCGTCAACTGCTGGGGCGCGGTCATGACCATCGCCTTCGCCATCCTTCGGCTCACCCCACTGTCAGGTGGCAGGTGTCGTTGAAAGTGACGAGTTCCGACCGTCCGTTGCGCACTTCCACGACCGTTAGGCTGCCGTTGTCCACCCGCAAGCGGGCGAAACTGGTCAGCGGCAACCGCAGCAGGACGCAAAGGGCGGCTTTCACGGAGCCGCTGTGCCCGACCACCAACGCGGTGCCGCTCGGTGTTTCGGTCAGGATGCGTTCAATGCCTTGCCTTACCCGTTCAAAAAGTTGCTCCAGACTCTCGCCGTCTGGCGGGGCAGGTAACAAAAAGGCAGCAACCCAACGGCTTAGGGCGTCCTGGTTCAACTCCGCAACCCGTTTGCCTTCCCATGTCCCGAAATGGCGCTCCATCAACTCCGGGAGCGGGACGATGGGCACTGCAGTGCCTGCCGTTTGCTGGACAATACGCGCCGTTTCTATCGCCCGTTGTAACGGGCTGGAAAAACACGCCGCGAGGGGTTCTCCCCGCAAACGCTGCCCAAGGGCTTCTGCGTGGCGACGCCCCGCATCGCTGAGCGGGACATCTTGCTGCCCTTGGATGTGTTCCGTTTCGTTCCAGATAGATGCACCATGCCGCACCAAGAGAAGCCGCACTGTCGGCATCGTCCTTTTCCCAACCCTTCTCAGCGCCGCCACAAGGTGCGCCATGCCGTATAAAAGTCGTCCGCCGTCACTTCCACCACCCGTTGGTTAACCTGCTTCACCCCTTCGTGCAAATATCCCCGCACATGTTCAGGGGCGGTGAATTCCACCCGCAGCGTTGTCGGGGAAGCGGGGCGATAGGGGGCGACTTTCGGCGGATATTGCACGACTTCAGCGACCGCCATCTCAATGCGCCGCCACGCTTCCTGCGGGGCAAGACAGCGCGCCGCAAAGCGGGTCAGCCCCTCCTTGACGCAAAGGGTCTTCACGCTGTCCCCCAAAATCGCTTCGGCTTCGCGGCAAGTCGCCGCATCACCGGTGACGAGCCACACGGGCACACCAAAATGCCCGCAGACAGCGGCGCAAATGGCGATTTCGCCGACGACTTCCCCGTTGAGGGAAAAGTTGAGCCAACTTTCGCTAACGGTGTGGCTGAGCACGCCGTCGGGCGTGCCGGCTTTGGCGTGGAAGCCGAGAAAAATCGCCCCGTCGCAGCCGTCTTCCAGCGGGCGCGTGTAAGTCGTCCACGCCGCGCCCAGCACATAGTCGGCGCCTGGCTCCAACAATTCGGGAATGAGGTTGCGGAACGAGTGATCACCCCCAGCACCGTGACTGTCCACCACGACGATGTCTTGAGCGCCCGCCAGTTTAGCGCCTCGTACGGCGGCGTTAACTTCCTGCGTGATAAGCCGGCGCCCTTCCTCGTAGCGGCTGCGCCCTGCCAGCACCTGCTCCCAACTTGTGACGCCACTGATGCCCTCCGCGTCCACCCAAATCATCACCCGCATCGTCGGTCACCCGATGAGCATTGTGCCACTTCACCGCATAATTGTTGACGGTGTGCCAACGCCGGTGAGGTGAACCGACATGCCATCGGCGGCTTGGCTGAGCGGGTTGTGCAAGCGACCCTTGCCCGTTTTGAAGCCGTCGGCGCACGGTTTTGATTCTTTAGCCACCTACAACCCGTCGGTTATCCGTGTCGGTGGCAAATTTTCTGCTTTTCTGCTTTGTTGCATTTTTCCTTTCGGCGGTGCCTCGGAGGGCGCGTCTCCTGACGCGCCGTTATGTTTTCACGCCACTTTTCGGCGGCTCAGGAGAGCCGCCCTCCGACCGAACCCCTTGTCCTGAAAAGCCGCTCGCACTGGTGTAACCCCTTTTTTAAGCCTGCTGCCATCGTGCCCGTCCAGGTGAAAGGGCAGCGGGTGATGTATTTTACGGGCAACCTCTGGAACGGTGAATGGCGTCTTTACTATGGCGCCGCCGACACCTTTGTCGGGCTGGCGTCAACCCTTGACACCAACACCGCGTTGGACTCCGCAGCGGAAGCGGCAGTGGTCACGACATTGCGACAGTTCTGCGCGCGTCACCCCAACCCGCCCCACTTCAGCCGCCAAGAATGGCAGGAAGAGATGCTGTCGGTAGCGTGGGTCACCGCCATAGAAGCCCTGCAAATGTTTGACGAGCGCTTTGGCGTTCCAATGCCCTTGTTCATCCGACAACGCGTCTGGAACGCCCTGAAAGCCTTTTGGCGCACCGCGTGGAACTATGGCGTCCACACGGTGCCCGCTCCCGCGTCGGAGGAAGGCGACACGGTGCCCCAAGATGAGCCTCCCCCCTCAGAGTTGCCAACGCCTGAGTCGTCCGTGGCGGCAGATACTTACGCCCTGCGCGACTTGGTCGCTCAACTGCCAGAGCGCGAGCGGCACATCATTGAACGCCACTTCTGGGCGAGGAGACTTTAACGTCCATCGCCAAAGACATGCGAATCAGCGTTGCCCGCGTCCATCGCATCAAAGAGCGCGCTCTCAAACGCCTCCGACATTGGTTGCAAAGGGTTTAAAAAATGGCGCTTGGGTGCATTTAATAGATGGTGGAGAAAACCGCACACCGACCGAAACTACGAGAAGGAGGGTGCAAAGAGATGCTTGGGGGACATTTGAGCCTGCGCGATGGCAGCCGTCTGGGACATGCGCCGAAGGGGTTCACGCTCATTGAGTTGCTCGTGGTGATTGCGATCATCGCCATTCTGGCGGCGATTCTGTTTCCCGTGTTCAGCCAAGCCCGCACCAAAGCCCGGCAAGCCAGCGATCTAAGCAACCTGCGGCAGATGGGGACGGCAGTGCAGATGTATTGCCAAGACTACGACGAGTTTTGGGTGCCTATCGCCATTGATGTCGTGCCGGGTGTGCCTGGGACGGCGGTTTGGTGGCCGCGGTTGATTTACCCGTATGTGCGCAACGCCCAGATTTTCCGGTCACCGCAGTTCGCCATCCTCTATACCGAGCAGGTCTTCAACTGGTTCAACGGTCCGGCGATGGTGCCCATCGCCGAACAGCGGGGCGGACAGTGGGTGTTGCCTGTTTCGTATCAGGGCGTCAACGCCGCCTGCTGGTTGCCGCCCCACTGGCGGTGCTCCAACACGGCGTTTTTGGACAACCCCAACGGGGGGTGCCCCGAACGCCGCCACTACGGCATGTTCTTTCGCGAAAAGCCCGGTACGGGCAGTTTAGCGGAGGTCGTCCGTCCCGCCGAAACTCGCATCATCACCAACGGCATTAACTTGGACGCGTGGCACCCCAGCCACTTTGACATCGTGGGCGATAACGGTGACTTTATCTGCGGCTTTACGACGATCGTTTACAATGTCAGCACTTCGGCATGGTGGGACGAGACTTGGAGCATTAACGATGCCGACCGATTGGCTCCCTTCCTGCGCATGGTCAATGTCACCTTTGCCGATGGGCACGCCAAAGCGATGCGGTGGGGCACCGCTTGCCCCCATGAGTTCACCGTTCAGGACGACCAATTGGTGGATCCGTTGCCGCGCTGCCGACGATGAAGGTCGCTGTGAAAGGAGGGTAAACGCAATGCGCAGAGCCATCCCTTTACCCGTTGCCATCGGCATTATTGTCGGGGTGCTGTTAATTGTTGGTGTCCTCTTTTGGCGGGCGCTCTTTAGACCGACAGTCGTAGAATTGAAACCTGAAGAGTTACCGCCTACGCTTAAACAACTCATGGGACCGTCGCCCAGTCAACGACCTCAGCGGTAACGATTTCTGTGGCGTCATCATTAAAGTCTGTGAGCGGGTATGGACGAGCGAGCGTCAGCGTCGGTTGTCAGACCGTTGACCATGGGCGCGCCGCAGGGCACATTGGCAGCGCCGCCCGTGCGGGCGGTGCTGCTCGGTTTATTGCTCGTCGCCCTGTTCGCTTACATCACGCCCTACAACGACTACGACCTCGCCAACACTTTCGTCGCGGGCAACTTGTTGCCGACCTCCAGCATGGTTGTGCTGCTGCTTTGTGTGTTCGTCCTCAACCCACTGCTGCGCCAATTTGCGCCCCGTTATGCGTTGCGCTCCCATGAGTTAGCCGTTTTGTGGGCAATCATCGTCGTCGCATCGGGCATTCCCGCTGCGGGACTGTGGCGCTAC is a window encoding:
- the folD gene encoding Bifunctional protein FolD protein, encoding MAATLLDGRSVARQLREQLKEQVATFVSETGVQPKLATVLVGDDPASAVYVGMKQKAAREVGMATDGFHLPADVGEAEVVALIERLNIDPTVHGILVQHPLPRHINEQRVMATIHPDKDVDGLTPHSLGSLAARHPTFVPCTPLGAWRLLEHYGIRVEGKEAVVLGRSRINGMPAALLFSHHNATVTICHTRTHNLAEHTRRADILYVSVGKAEFITADMVKPGAVVIDTGYNRLPDRKSDVGDVHFDSVKEVAGFITPVPGGVGPMTVTMLLANTLLAAQRLARREGA
- the gfo_2 gene encoding Glucose--fructose oxidoreductase; translated protein: MAKPTIGIGVVGFGLMGRVHTYAWRAIPLLYDGAPCAIKLVGVCDVNERTAQAGLEQGGFAFATTDYRALVHHPEVQVVDICVPNRWHGEIVREALRAGKHVYCEKPLAFSYEEAKELAALAREAAAQGIKTQVVSEYRFFPATMKAKELAQRGFFGRLFHFRGCYLHSGYVDPNRPLEWRLRKDIIGGGVLVDLGPHLLDLMLWLLDGLDEPVAVCGTTETFVKERPLPNDPAQKAPVEVDDAAAALVRFRSGALGYVEFSRVATGTEDELRFEMHGDKGAVAFNLMEPNWLWVFDRTQPASEWGFKKLSTVQKYPPPAAYPSPKFTLGWMRSHIHAQFCFLDAVVNGKPAKPDFDDALRVHALIAAIYRSAETGSWTSVAW
- the dppA_1 gene encoding D-aminopeptidase — translated: MRVMIWVDAEGISGVTSWEQVLAGRSRYEEGRRLITQEVNAAVRGAKLAGAQDIVVVDSHGAGGDHSFRNLIPELLEPGADYVLGAAWTTYTRPLEDGCDGAIFLGFHAKAGTPDGVLSHTVSESWLNFSLNGEVVGEIAICAAVCGHFGVPVWLVTGDAATCREAEAILGDSVKTLCVKEGLTRFAARCLAPQEAWRRIEMAVAEVVQYPPKVAPYRPASPTTLRVEFTAPEHVRGYLHEGVKQVNQRVVEVTADDFYTAWRTLWRR
- the pspA_1 gene encoding Phosphoserine phosphatase 1 produces the protein MPTVRLLLVRHGASIWNETEHIQGQQDVPLSDAGRRHAEALGQRLRGEPLAACFSSPLQRAIETARIVQQTAGTAVPIVPLPELMERHFGTWEGKRVAELNQDALSRWVAAFLLPAPPDGESLEQLFERVRQGIERILTETPSGTALVVGHSGSVKAALCVLLRLPLTSFARLRVDNGSLTVVEVRNGRSELVTFNDTCHLTVG
- the accC gene encoding Biotin carboxylase encodes the protein MFRKVLIANRGEIAIRVIRACRELGIKTVAVYSEADRNCLHVRFADEAVCIGPAPAKDSYLNIPNLISAALLKGCDAVHPGYGFLAEDATFAEICARYKIKFIGPPPHAIELMGNKSKARQLAQQVGVPVIPGRDRVESERDAVEAARQLGYPVLIKAAAGGGGKGIRIVHNEQELLRNLSIARTEAEAAFGNGAVYLEKFLEEPRHIEFQILADEHGNIVHLGERECSIQTVRHQKLLEEAPSPAVTPALRERMGRAAMRLAAAAGYTNAGTVEFLLDKNGNFYFIEMNTRIQVEHPVTEMVTGIDLVKEQIRIAAGERLSVRQVEMRGHAIECRITAEDPYRNFAPNTGVVRNLVLPGGPGIRLDTHLYEGYEIPPYYDALLCKLIAHGRDRNESIARAQRALSEFFVEGVKTTVPLHQRLLAHTAFRRGAISTGFLPRFLAEEFEG
- the gutB_1 gene encoding Sorbitol dehydrogenase — protein: MVMTAPQQLTIAEFPERPLQDGEILLRVRLTGVCGTDRHLFWGHGVWAFPIIAGHEILAEVVEVTDGAADAVTVVGGALRNGQRVVLVPSGAPCGRCFYCLNYPHRTTLCRHRVVYGFRRCDEPPHLFGGFAEFVRVQPRSFLFVVPDDLPDERAVLTEPTAVALRAVERAMAPGVPVIGEGLEIGRRALVIGVGTIGLLVVAVLKGMGVHHIIAADTNPMRLAMARAMGATVVVSVPIGEQGMDIALRHLRDCTDGEGADVVFECAGVPAAFALALEGVCRGGTVVEVGHFTDTGTVPLAPHLICRKDLDVRGVWAYPWWQFRDALRFLQTTPVPVETLVTHRLNLSQVADALRGHLGPDALKPVVAP
- the nusB gene encoding N utilization substance protein B, with translation MQGRRHAREIALQMLFQADVGNLPIDEAVEVTLADAPDLDESVRRYATALAKGVWAHRAELDAHLRAAAAHWSVERMAAVDRNLLRIALYEILFVDDVPYRVAINEAVELAKKYGGAESRRFVNGVLGAITRKLGLSEGKDRRTNP
- the accB_2 gene encoding Biotin carboxyl carrier protein of acetyl-CoA carboxylase, which codes for MNLNMELLHQLVNLVRDARISELTLRVGDWRVTIRKGAPLSAPPSSSTARRAAGGAQSDEVAHAPSPSYVPVVSSWVGIVRRQHNGKPLVQVGDTVRKGQTVCWIDALGVRNEVRAPESGRIVEIFVEDGQSVEFGQQLMLLEPHDKGGE